A genomic region of Pseudomonas sp. RSB 5.4 contains the following coding sequences:
- a CDS encoding transporter substrate-binding domain-containing protein: MSLRYSALLTALFASLMLSQAPVHADGLDDVVKRGTLKVAVPQDFPPFGSVGPDMKPRGLDIDTAKLLADQLKVKLELTPVNSTNRIPFLTTGKVDLVISSLGKNPEREKVIDFSNAYAPFYLAVFGPPDAAISSLDDLKGKTISVTRGAIEDIELTKVAPEGVTIKRFEDNNSTIAAYLAGQVDLIASGNVVMVAISEKNPKRVPALKVKLKDSPVYVGVNKNEPALLGKVNEILATAKADGALEKNSQTWLKEPLPADL, translated from the coding sequence ATGAGCCTGCGTTACAGCGCCCTCCTCACCGCCCTGTTTGCCAGCCTGATGCTGAGCCAGGCCCCCGTTCACGCCGACGGTCTGGACGACGTGGTCAAACGCGGCACGCTGAAAGTCGCGGTGCCCCAGGACTTCCCGCCGTTCGGCTCGGTCGGCCCGGACATGAAACCCCGTGGCCTGGATATCGATACGGCAAAGCTGCTGGCCGACCAACTCAAGGTCAAACTTGAACTGACCCCGGTCAACAGCACCAACCGCATCCCGTTCCTGACCACCGGCAAGGTCGATCTGGTGATCTCCAGCCTGGGCAAGAACCCGGAGCGCGAGAAAGTCATCGACTTCTCCAACGCCTACGCGCCGTTCTACCTCGCCGTGTTCGGCCCGCCGGACGCGGCAATCAGCAGCCTCGACGACCTCAAAGGCAAGACCATCAGCGTCACTCGTGGCGCCATCGAAGACATTGAGCTGACCAAGGTCGCCCCCGAAGGCGTGACCATCAAGCGTTTCGAAGATAACAACTCGACCATCGCCGCCTACCTCGCCGGACAAGTCGACCTGATCGCCAGCGGCAACGTGGTGATGGTGGCGATCAGCGAGAAGAACCCGAAACGCGTACCGGCGCTGAAAGTGAAGCTCAAGGATTCGCCGGTCTACGTTGGCGTGAACAAGAACGAGCCGGCGCTGCTGGGCAAGGTCAACGAGATCCTCGCCACCGCCAAGGCTGACGGCGCGCTGGAGAAAAACTCGCAGACCTGGCTCAAAGAGCCGCTGCCGGCCGATCTCTGA